In Mercenaria mercenaria strain notata chromosome 15, MADL_Memer_1, whole genome shotgun sequence, a single genomic region encodes these proteins:
- the LOC123560468 gene encoding uncharacterized protein LOC123560468, with translation MMRHVTMKFPAILLFLTLILRKAECSEDKRLLLHDAESIAAIIHQLETRIDELNSTHSKDVADLKAAHAKDVAELKAAHVKDVAELKAAHAKEVADLKAGLNAEKLEHCKYTICMFQNLMRYINLFAKSQAQINNRQ, from the exons ATGATGCGCCACGTAACAATGAAGTTTCCTgcaattcttttatttttaacactAATATTGCGCAAGGCAGAGTGTTCGGAGGATAAACGCTTGCTGCTCCATGATGCAGAATCTATAGCAGCGATTATACATCAACTTGAAACTAGGATTGATGAATTAAATTCAACTCACTCCAAGGACGTGGCCGACCTGAAGGCTGCACATGCAAAGGACGTTGCTGAATTGAAAGCTGCACACGTAAAGGACGTGGCCGAACTCAAGGCTGCACACGCAAAAGAAGTTGCAG ACCTGAAAGCTGGATTGAATGCTGAGAAACTTGAACATTGTAAGTACACTATTTGTATGTTCCAAAATTTGATGAGATATATTAACCTCTTTGCAAAATCACAAGCACAAATCAATAATCGACAATAG
- the LOC128548723 gene encoding uncharacterized protein LOC128548723: MNNPQVRKKTVWEQITAEINETYETKFQASQVEGRWKTILSSYRKCKDAKKESGAARKDYEFEEELDDILMDSHTTQPAYTFSSGKGNDNSSKRKVEETVEGEEPQKLRTSGSDKVIHFLEGFIEKSERMEKERIEESKRMHNEKMGVFRELIEALNK, encoded by the coding sequence aTGAACAATCCCCAGGTGAGAAAGAAAACAGTATGGGAACAGATAACTGCCGAGATAAATGAAACTTACGAAACAAAATTCCAAGCATCTCAAGTTGAAGGAAGATGGAAAACCATATTGTCATCATATCGTAAATGCAAAGATGCTAAGAAGGAGTCTGGGGCAGCCAGGAAAGATTACGAGTTCGAGGAGGAGCTTGATGACATATTAATGGACAGTCACACAACACAGCCAGCATACACTTTCAGCTCAGGTAAAGGAAATGACAATAGCAGTAAGAGGAAAGTTGAAGAAACAGTTGAGGGTGAAGAACCTCAGAAGTTGAGAACCAGCGGGTCGGACAAAGTTATACATTTCTTGGAGGGGTTTATAGAGAAGAGTGAAAGAATGGAAAAAGAAAGAATTGAAGAGTCTAAAAGAATGCATAATGAAAAAATGGGGGTTTTCAGAGAGTTAATTGAAGccttaaataaataa
- the LOC123548897 gene encoding uncharacterized protein LOC123548897, whose protein sequence is MKNNSFNNCLCEYCTNMEMKVTAINKETQGRRNALGILNRYELSKKTVCLKPEGERFYRRDCINRNCSKCGVKKLQEEIRKALRGKAQIEWNRWESQTYKDTKTGKKKLRKMLRLKRESVYVFLRELYEEVETFSSHLHNAMWQYQQFNTLIHEIPMNWVVFCMDFSENYTCLYQDEAQSAHWSHDQATSFFIVAYYRCPEHNEIMHESLMFVSDDKHHDSHGVHHYVTEANKHLTEKLHLTIEREIHFSDGAASQFKSKTPFADVANSSTDYGFPCEKHFFGSRHGKGPCDGEFGVVKRTVSQAVVARQALIRNVKEFHDFAKAKLSKPNDDKDTECSDHKLRTFFYVPQTEVTRQRSDRINAKQIPGTRKLHAVKPCSEDILRVATRALSCFCIHCRGSQTESTCQSVDHVDDWESQEIQKRQAKSTKGTDNSRSKNKTTRAKSSKGTDNSLYNRVALLTNHLSKPCKFTK, encoded by the coding sequence ATGAAGAACAACTCTTTCAATAACTGTTTATGTGAGTACTGCACAAATATGGAAATGAAAGTCACTGCTATTAACAAAGAAACACAAGGAAGGAGAAATGCTTTGGGTATTCTTAACAGATATGAATTGTCGAAGAAAACAGTATGTCTAAAACCAGAAGGCGAGAGGTTCTACAGAAGAGATTGCATCAATAGAAATTGTAGTAAATGTGGTGTGAAAAAGCTACAGGAAGAAATAAGGAAAGCATTGAGAGGTAAAGCACAAATTGAGTGGAACAGGTGGGAGAGCCAGACATACAAGGACACAAAGACCGGGAAGAAGAAGTTAAGGAAAATGCTGCGCTTGAAAAGAGAATCTGTCTATGTGTTTCTCCGAGAATTATATGAGGAAGTTGAGACTTTCAGTTCACATTTGCATAATGCCATGTGGCAATACCAGCAGTTTAACACTCTGATCCATGAAATTCCGATGAACTGGGTTGTCTTTTGTATGGACTTTTCCGAAAATTACACGTGTTTGTATCAAGATGAGGCTCAGAGTGCTCATTGGTCGCATGACCAAGCCACCTCGTTTTTTATTGTGGCTTACTACAGATGTCCCGAGCACAATGAGATCATGCATGAAAGTCTCATGTTTGTATCTGATGACAAGCATCATGATAGTCATGGAGTTCATCATTATGTCACTGAAGCTAACAAGCATCTTACTGAAAAACTACACTTGACCATTGAACGTGAAATCCATTTTTCGGATGGGGCTGCCAGCCAGTTCAAGTCTAAGACACCATTTGCTGATGTTGCTAACAGCTCCACAGACTATGGTTTTCCATGTGAGAAGCACTTCTTCGGAAGTAGACATGGTAAAGGCCCATGTGATGGGGAATTTGGTGTTGTTAAAAGGACAGTCTCACAGGCAGTTGTAGCAAGGCAGGCCTTAATAAGAAATGTGAAAGAGTTCCATGACTTCGCCAAAGCAAAGCTGTCGAAACCAAATGATGACAAAGATACAGAATGTTCTGACCACAAGTTGCGGACTTTCTTCTATGTCCCACAGACTGAAGTCACAAGACAGAGATCAGATCGCATCAACGCGAAACAGATTCCAGGAACAAGAAAGCTTCATGCCGTCAAGCCTTGTTCAGAGGATATATTAAGGGTTGCTACACGTGCACTAAGCTGTTTTTGTATACATTGTAGGGGTTCACAAACAGAATCCACTTGTCAGTCTGTAGATCATGTTGATGACTGGGAGTCGCAGGAAATTCAGAAAAGACAAGCCAAGTCTACTAAGGGAACTGACAATTCTCGCTCGAAGAACAAAACAACTCGTGCAAAGTCAAGTAAGGGAACTGACAATTCCCTTTACAATAGGGTTGCCTTGTTAACTAACCATTTGTCAAAACCAtgcaaatttacaaaatga